From Streptomyces sp. 6-11-2, one genomic window encodes:
- a CDS encoding glycosyltransferase family 4 protein, with protein MTDTTVHRPSPLAYLPAQRAGSENVGIIPMSLRTVHFVLPGGVDDPATPSGGNAYDRRVSLDLPGFGWQVRAHPVDGAWPRPDTRARDELARVLRELPDGAVVLLDGLVACGVPETIVPEAERLRLAVLVHLPLGDETGLDPAVAAELDARERQVLRAVSAVVATSDWAVRRLVSHHGLAPERVHAATPGADIAPLAPGTDGVSRLLCVASVTPRKGQHRLVEALAAATDLPWSCTCVGALTQDPAYVDRLRGLIAEYGLQDRFHLVGPRAGAELDASYAAADLMVLASYAETYGMAVTEALARGIPVLATDVGGVGEAVGRAPDGGVPGMLVPPEDPAALAAELRGWFGEADVRRRLKSAARGRRAALDGWANTARSLAGVLGRLPKEPRRAA; from the coding sequence GTGACCGACACGACCGTCCACCGCCCCTCGCCCCTGGCCTACCTGCCCGCGCAGCGCGCCGGCTCGGAGAACGTCGGGATCATCCCCATGTCCCTGCGCACCGTGCACTTCGTCCTGCCGGGCGGCGTCGACGACCCGGCCACCCCGAGCGGCGGCAACGCCTACGACCGCCGGGTGAGCCTGGACCTGCCCGGCTTCGGCTGGCAGGTCAGGGCGCATCCCGTGGACGGTGCCTGGCCCCGCCCCGACACCCGGGCCCGTGACGAACTCGCCCGCGTCCTGCGCGAGTTGCCCGACGGCGCGGTCGTCCTCCTCGACGGGCTCGTCGCCTGCGGGGTGCCCGAGACGATCGTGCCCGAGGCCGAGCGGCTGCGCCTGGCCGTCCTCGTCCACCTGCCGCTCGGCGACGAGACGGGACTCGACCCGGCCGTGGCCGCGGAACTGGACGCCAGGGAACGCCAGGTGCTGCGCGCGGTGTCCGCCGTCGTCGCCACCAGTGACTGGGCGGTGCGCCGCCTCGTCTCCCACCACGGCCTCGCCCCCGAGCGGGTCCACGCCGCCACCCCCGGCGCCGACATCGCGCCCCTCGCCCCCGGCACCGACGGGGTCTCCCGGCTGCTGTGCGTCGCCTCGGTCACCCCGCGCAAGGGGCAGCACCGGCTGGTGGAGGCACTGGCCGCGGCCACCGACCTGCCGTGGAGCTGCACCTGTGTCGGCGCGCTCACCCAGGACCCCGCCTATGTCGACCGGTTGCGCGGCCTGATCGCGGAGTACGGCCTGCAGGACCGCTTCCACCTGGTCGGACCGCGGGCCGGAGCCGAGCTCGACGCCAGCTACGCCGCCGCCGACCTGATGGTCCTCGCCTCCTACGCGGAGACGTACGGCATGGCGGTCACCGAGGCCCTCGCCCGGGGCATCCCGGTGCTCGCGACCGATGTCGGCGGGGTGGGCGAGGCGGTCGGCCGCGCCCCCGACGGCGGGGTGCCCGGCATGCTCGTACCACCGGAGGACCCCGCGGCCCTCGCCGCCGAACTGCGGGGCTGGTTCGGCGAGGCCGACGTCCGGCGCCGGCTGAAGTCCGCCGCCCGCGGCAGGCGCGCCGCCCTCGACGGCTGGGCCAACACCGCCCGCAGCCTGGCCGGCGTGCTCGGCCGGCTGCCGAAGGAACCCAGGAGGGCGGCATGA
- a CDS encoding 6-carboxytetrahydropterin synthase has product MFSITVRDHIMIAHSFHGEVFGPAQRLHGATFLVDATFRREQLDDDNIVVDIGLATRELSAVVGELNYRNLDHEPDFAGINTSTEFLAKVIADRLAERIHKGALGEGAKGLAGLTVTLHESHVAWASYERAL; this is encoded by the coding sequence TTGTTCAGCATCACCGTCCGCGATCACATCATGATCGCCCACAGCTTCCACGGCGAGGTCTTCGGGCCCGCGCAGCGTCTGCACGGCGCCACGTTCCTCGTGGACGCCACCTTCCGGCGCGAGCAGCTGGACGACGACAACATCGTCGTCGACATCGGACTGGCCACGCGGGAACTCAGCGCCGTGGTGGGCGAGCTGAACTACCGCAACCTCGACCACGAGCCCGACTTCGCCGGCATCAACACCTCCACGGAGTTCCTGGCCAAGGTCATCGCCGACCGGCTCGCCGAACGGATCCACAAGGGCGCCCTGGGCGAGGGCGCCAAGGGACTGGCCGGCCTCACCGTCACACTCCACGAGTCGCACGTCGCCTGGGCGAGTTACGAGCGTGCGCTGTGA
- a CDS encoding zinc-binding alcohol dehydrogenase: MNRSARAFWLTSPGHGEIRRTDLTEPGPGEVVVRALYSGVSRGTETLVFRGQVPESQYEVMRAPFQEGDFPGPVKYGYLSVGVVEEGPRELTGRTVFCLHPHQSRYVVPASAVTRVPENVPAGRAVLAGTVETAVNALWDAAPLVGDRIAVVGGGMVGCSVAALLARFPGVRVQLVDADPARAEVAEALGVGFALPGDALGECDLVVHASATDQGLARALELLTPEGTVLELSWYGDRRVALPLGEAFHSRRLVIRGSQVGTVSPARRSSRTYADRLALALDLLADPALDALVTGESAFEELPEVMPRLASGEIPALCHRVRYDDRS; the protein is encoded by the coding sequence ATGAACCGCTCCGCCCGCGCCTTCTGGCTGACCTCGCCGGGCCACGGCGAGATACGCCGGACGGACCTTACGGAACCCGGGCCGGGCGAGGTGGTCGTCCGCGCGCTCTACTCCGGGGTCAGCCGCGGAACGGAGACGCTCGTGTTCCGCGGCCAGGTGCCCGAGAGCCAGTACGAGGTCATGCGGGCGCCGTTCCAGGAGGGCGACTTCCCGGGCCCGGTGAAGTACGGCTACCTCAGTGTCGGGGTGGTGGAGGAGGGCCCGCGGGAGCTGACCGGGCGTACGGTCTTCTGCCTTCATCCGCACCAGAGCCGCTACGTCGTCCCGGCGAGCGCGGTGACCCGTGTGCCGGAGAACGTGCCGGCCGGGCGCGCGGTGCTCGCGGGCACCGTCGAGACCGCCGTGAACGCGCTGTGGGACGCCGCGCCCCTGGTCGGCGACCGTATCGCCGTCGTCGGCGGTGGCATGGTCGGCTGCTCGGTGGCGGCCCTGCTGGCCCGGTTCCCCGGCGTGCGCGTCCAACTGGTGGACGCGGACCCGGCCCGCGCCGAGGTCGCCGAGGCGCTCGGCGTGGGCTTCGCGCTGCCCGGGGACGCGCTCGGCGAGTGCGACCTCGTCGTGCACGCCAGCGCCACCGATCAGGGCCTCGCCCGCGCGCTGGAACTGCTCACCCCCGAGGGCACCGTCCTCGAACTGAGCTGGTACGGCGACCGGCGCGTCGCCCTCCCGCTCGGCGAGGCCTTCCACTCCCGCCGGCTGGTCATCCGCGGCAGCCAGGTCGGCACCGTCTCCCCGGCCCGCCGCTCCAGCCGCACGTACGCCGACCGGCTGGCCCTCGCGCTCGACCTGCTCGCCGACCCGGCCCTGGACGCCCTCGTCACCGGGGAGAGCGCGTTCGAGGAACTGCCGGAGGTGATGCCGAGGCTCGCCTCCGGCGAGATTCCGGCGCTGTGCCACCGGGTCAGGTACGACGACCGTTCATGA
- a CDS encoding CDP-alcohol phosphatidyltransferase family protein, whose amino-acid sequence MALNNTYDARLVQQETAVGAGAQILLLALLGPAIGMGPAGWATGLVFAVATWAVLSRALHRSRLRSFGPANRVTLGRAVLVGGVTALVADSFESAPPVSLLVALTTVALILDGVDGKVARRTGTSTALGARFDMEVDAFLILVLSVYVSTMLGPWVLLIGGMRYVFVAAARVLPWLNVPLPPSTARKTVAALQGVCLLLAGADLLPLPATAGVVLLALGLLVWSFGRDVLWLWRTARVRDIAAGTGGLLRAAPVEEVLEPARAA is encoded by the coding sequence GTGGCCCTGAACAACACGTACGACGCACGGCTGGTCCAGCAGGAGACCGCGGTGGGAGCGGGCGCGCAGATCCTGTTGCTGGCCCTGCTCGGCCCGGCGATCGGCATGGGTCCCGCGGGCTGGGCGACCGGTCTGGTCTTCGCGGTCGCCACCTGGGCGGTGCTCTCCCGGGCGCTGCACCGGTCGCGGCTCCGTTCCTTCGGCCCGGCCAACCGGGTGACCCTGGGCCGGGCCGTTCTCGTCGGTGGGGTGACGGCACTGGTGGCGGACTCCTTCGAGAGCGCGCCGCCGGTGTCGCTGCTGGTCGCCCTGACGACGGTGGCCCTGATCCTGGACGGCGTCGACGGCAAAGTGGCCCGTCGTACGGGCACCTCCACGGCGCTCGGCGCCCGCTTCGACATGGAGGTGGACGCGTTCCTGATCCTGGTGCTCAGCGTGTACGTCTCGACGATGCTCGGCCCGTGGGTGCTGCTGATCGGCGGTATGCGGTACGTCTTCGTCGCCGCCGCCCGCGTGCTGCCCTGGCTGAACGTGCCCCTGCCGCCGAGCACCGCCCGCAAGACGGTCGCCGCGCTCCAGGGCGTCTGCCTGCTGCTCGCCGGCGCGGACCTGCTGCCCCTGCCGGCCACCGCCGGTGTGGTGCTGCTGGCGCTGGGACTGCTGGTGTGGTCGTTCGGCCGGGACGTGCTGTGGCTGTGGCGGACCGCGCGGGTGCGGGACATCGCCGCCGGGACCGGCGGGCTGCTGCGGGCCGCCCCGGTCGAGGAGGTGCTGGAGCCGGCGCGGGCCGCGTGA
- a CDS encoding GH1 family beta-glucosidase: MSDAIDLAALPHDFRWGTATSAYQIEGAVAEDGRSPSIWDTFSHTPGKIDNDDHGDIACDHYHRWREDVALMSRLGLNAYRLSIAWPRVMPEGDGLVNPKGLDFYDELIDGLLQAGITPSVTLYHWDLPQALQDRGGWPERETAEHFAAYASVVAERLGDRVSHWTTLNEPLCSAWIGHLEGKMAPGLTDLTAAVRASYHLLLGHGLAAQAIRAATPGAEVGIVNNLSTVFPATDRPEDEAAARRHDGHVNRWWLDPVHGRGFPADMREVYGVDLPERPGDLDIIAAPLDWLGLNYYFPATVADDPDGPVPHARSVRRPDVPRTGMDWEIDASGIETLLLRLTHEYGARKLYVTENGSAFPDTVGPDGTVDDPERQDYLVGHLAACASAARKGAPLAGYFAWSLLDNFEWAYGYAKRFGLVHVDYATQARTIKGSGHRYADIVRAHGELGRGAA; the protein is encoded by the coding sequence GTGTCCGACGCCATTGACCTCGCCGCACTCCCGCACGACTTCCGGTGGGGCACGGCCACATCGGCGTACCAGATCGAGGGAGCCGTCGCCGAGGACGGCCGCTCGCCGTCCATCTGGGACACCTTCTCCCACACTCCCGGCAAGATCGACAACGACGACCACGGCGACATCGCCTGCGACCACTACCACCGCTGGCGCGAGGACGTCGCGCTGATGAGCCGACTGGGCCTGAACGCCTACCGGTTGTCGATCGCCTGGCCGCGCGTGATGCCGGAGGGCGACGGCCTCGTGAACCCCAAGGGCCTCGACTTCTACGACGAGTTGATCGACGGACTGCTCCAGGCGGGCATCACCCCCTCCGTCACCCTCTACCACTGGGACCTGCCGCAGGCCCTCCAGGACCGCGGCGGCTGGCCCGAGCGCGAGACCGCCGAGCACTTCGCCGCCTACGCCTCGGTCGTCGCCGAACGCCTCGGCGACCGGGTGTCCCACTGGACCACCCTCAACGAACCCCTGTGCTCCGCCTGGATCGGTCACCTCGAGGGCAAGATGGCTCCCGGCCTGACCGATCTGACGGCCGCGGTCCGCGCCTCCTACCACCTGCTCCTCGGCCACGGCCTGGCCGCCCAGGCGATCCGCGCCGCGACGCCCGGCGCCGAGGTCGGCATCGTCAACAACCTCTCCACCGTCTTCCCCGCCACCGACCGTCCCGAGGACGAGGCCGCCGCCCGCCGCCACGACGGCCACGTCAACCGCTGGTGGCTGGACCCCGTCCACGGCCGCGGCTTCCCCGCCGACATGCGCGAGGTCTACGGCGTCGACCTCCCCGAGCGCCCGGGCGACCTCGACATCATCGCCGCCCCGCTGGACTGGCTCGGCCTCAACTACTACTTCCCGGCGACGGTGGCCGACGACCCCGACGGGCCGGTGCCCCACGCCCGTTCCGTACGCCGCCCGGACGTGCCCCGCACCGGCATGGACTGGGAGATCGACGCGTCCGGCATCGAGACGCTGCTGCTGCGCCTCACCCACGAGTACGGCGCCCGGAAGCTCTACGTCACCGAGAACGGCTCCGCCTTCCCCGACACCGTGGGCCCCGACGGCACGGTCGACGACCCCGAACGCCAGGACTATCTGGTGGGACACCTGGCCGCCTGCGCCTCCGCCGCCCGCAAGGGCGCCCCGCTGGCCGGCTACTTCGCCTGGTCGCTGCTGGACAACTTCGAGTGGGCGTACGGCTACGCCAAGCGTTTCGGCCTCGTCCACGTCGACTACGCCACCCAGGCCCGCACCATCAAGGGCAGCGGCCACCGGTACGCGGACATCGTGCGCGCGCACGGGGAGCTGGGGCGCGGGGCCGCCTGA
- a CDS encoding carbohydrate ABC transporter permease, producing the protein MSDAHAHRSPTAPPRSFLWTRRIFLTLLTGFVLLPVYVMVSSSLKPLADVTGKFRWLPSGLTFRPYIDIWSTVPLARYFVNSLIVAGAATVCSVVIAVFSAYAVSRYSFRGKRVFTVTVLSTQMFPGILFLLPLFLLYVNIGNATGIALFGSRGGLILTYLTFSLPFSIWMLIGYFDSVPRDLDEAALVDGCGPLGALFRVVVPAAIPGIVAVAVYAFMTAWGEVLFASVMTNDTTRTLAVGLQGYSTLNDVYWNQIMAASLVVSVPVVAGFLLLQRYLVAGLTAGAVK; encoded by the coding sequence ATGTCTGACGCACACGCCCACCGTTCGCCGACGGCGCCGCCGCGCTCCTTCCTGTGGACGCGGCGGATCTTCCTCACCCTGCTGACCGGCTTCGTCCTGCTGCCCGTCTATGTGATGGTCTCCAGCTCGCTGAAGCCGCTCGCGGACGTCACGGGCAAGTTCCGCTGGCTGCCGAGCGGTCTGACCTTCCGCCCCTACATCGACATCTGGTCGACGGTCCCGCTCGCCAGGTACTTCGTGAACTCGCTGATCGTGGCGGGCGCGGCGACGGTCTGCTCGGTGGTGATCGCGGTGTTCTCGGCGTACGCCGTCAGCCGCTACAGCTTCCGCGGCAAGCGCGTCTTCACGGTCACCGTCCTGTCGACGCAGATGTTCCCGGGCATCCTGTTCCTCCTCCCGCTGTTCCTGCTCTACGTCAACATCGGCAACGCCACCGGCATCGCCCTGTTCGGCTCGCGCGGGGGCCTCATCCTGACGTACCTCACCTTCTCGCTGCCGTTCTCGATCTGGATGCTGATCGGGTACTTCGACTCGGTGCCGCGCGACCTGGACGAGGCGGCACTGGTGGACGGCTGCGGGCCGCTCGGCGCGCTGTTCCGGGTCGTCGTGCCGGCCGCGATCCCCGGCATCGTCGCGGTCGCCGTCTACGCCTTCATGACCGCCTGGGGTGAGGTGCTCTTCGCGTCCGTGATGACCAACGACACCACCCGCACGCTCGCCGTGGGGCTCCAGGGCTACTCCACGCTCAACGACGTCTACTGGAACCAGATCATGGCCGCCTCGCTCGTCGTCAGCGTGCCCGTGGTCGCCGGCTTCCTGCTGCTTCAGCGCTACCTCGTCGCGGGGCTCACCGCGGGAGCGGTGAAGTGA
- a CDS encoding carbohydrate ABC transporter permease yields MTTTAPAHTGGTTAPVNPPGATRGPRRPGWLGRVSLPYLLLLPALVLELLVHLVPMVIGVVMSFKELTQFYIRDWGTAPWSGLDNYRMSVDFNAPVGEALLHSFLVTVAFTLLSVGLCWLIGTVAAVCMQDTFRGRGLLRALFLVPYALPVYAAVITWVFMFQHDNGLVNHVLHDQLHLTDKPSFWLIGDNSFIALLTVSVWKGWPFAFLIVMAGLQNIPRELYEAAALDGAGMWQQIRRITLPSLRPVNQVLVLVLFLWTFNDFNTPYVLFGKAAPEAADLISVHIYQASFVTWNFGTGSAMSVLLLLFLLVVTGVYLALTSRGRRTADV; encoded by the coding sequence ATGACGACCACCGCTCCCGCGCACACCGGCGGGACGACGGCACCCGTGAACCCACCCGGTGCGACGCGCGGGCCGCGCCGCCCCGGGTGGCTCGGACGCGTGTCGCTGCCGTACCTGCTGCTTCTGCCCGCCCTGGTGCTCGAACTCCTGGTCCACCTGGTGCCGATGGTGATCGGCGTCGTGATGAGCTTCAAGGAGCTTACCCAGTTCTACATCCGCGACTGGGGCACGGCCCCCTGGTCCGGCCTCGACAACTACCGCATGTCGGTGGACTTCAACGCCCCCGTCGGCGAGGCGCTGCTGCACTCCTTCCTCGTCACCGTCGCCTTCACCCTGCTGTCGGTCGGCCTGTGCTGGCTCATCGGCACCGTGGCCGCGGTCTGCATGCAGGACACCTTCCGCGGACGCGGCCTGCTGCGCGCCCTGTTCCTGGTGCCCTACGCGCTGCCGGTCTACGCGGCCGTCATCACCTGGGTGTTCATGTTCCAGCACGACAACGGCCTGGTGAACCACGTCCTGCACGACCAGCTGCACCTCACCGACAAGCCCTCGTTCTGGCTCATCGGCGACAACAGCTTCATCGCGCTGCTGACGGTGTCGGTGTGGAAGGGCTGGCCGTTCGCCTTCCTCATCGTCATGGCAGGACTCCAGAACATCCCGCGCGAGCTGTACGAGGCCGCCGCGCTGGACGGCGCCGGCATGTGGCAGCAGATCCGCCGCATCACCCTGCCGTCCCTGCGGCCGGTCAACCAGGTCCTGGTCCTGGTGCTGTTCCTGTGGACGTTCAACGACTTCAACACGCCGTACGTGCTGTTCGGCAAGGCCGCTCCCGAGGCCGCGGACCTCATCTCGGTCCACATCTACCAAGCCTCGTTCGTCACCTGGAACTTCGGCACCGGCTCCGCGATGTCCGTCCTGCTGCTGCTCTTCCTGCTGGTCGTCACCGGCGTCTACCTCGCGCTCACCTCACGCGGACGGAGGACCGCCGATGTCTGA
- a CDS encoding sugar ABC transporter substrate-binding protein has product MRSIRAAAVGAVTMSLALAVSACGGGSSTGGGSSDSPKTLTYWASNQGASIEIDKKVLQPELDKFEKQTGIKVKLEVVPWSDLLNRILTATTSGQGPDVLNIGNTWSASLQATGGLLPWDAKNFDKIGGKDRFVDSALGSTGAQGQDPAAVPLYSMAYALYYNKQIFADAGIAKPPATWDELVADGKKIQAKGKQVIGAEGANVSENIHHVFVFAKQHGADFFTADGKPDFTSDGAVTAVKQYVDLMAKDKVIPQGNAEYAQNQSVSDFAKGRTAMLLWQSASANLKSQGMSEDAYGIAPVPVQSGTPGTGTQVNSMVAGINIAVFKNSHNLDGATNFVKFMTSDEEQKILNTAYSTIPPVGAAQSDAAFNTPANAVLKETLATSAAALPQVADESQFETAVGTAVKELFADAAAGRAVTTASVKAKLLKAQQQMPAK; this is encoded by the coding sequence ATGCGCAGTATCCGAGCCGCGGCCGTAGGCGCCGTCACCATGTCTCTCGCCCTAGCCGTCTCGGCCTGCGGAGGCGGTTCGTCGACGGGCGGCGGGTCCAGCGACTCGCCGAAGACGCTCACGTACTGGGCCTCCAACCAGGGCGCCAGCATCGAGATCGACAAGAAGGTCCTCCAGCCCGAACTCGACAAGTTCGAGAAGCAGACGGGCATCAAGGTGAAGCTGGAGGTCGTGCCCTGGTCGGACCTGCTGAACCGGATCCTCACCGCGACCACCTCCGGCCAGGGCCCCGACGTCCTCAACATCGGCAACACCTGGAGCGCCTCCCTCCAGGCCACCGGGGGGCTGCTGCCCTGGGACGCCAAGAACTTCGACAAGATCGGAGGCAAGGACCGCTTCGTCGACTCCGCGCTCGGCTCGACTGGTGCCCAGGGACAGGACCCGGCCGCCGTACCGCTGTACTCGATGGCGTACGCGCTCTACTACAACAAGCAGATCTTCGCCGACGCGGGCATCGCCAAGCCGCCGGCCACCTGGGACGAACTCGTCGCCGACGGCAAGAAGATCCAGGCCAAGGGCAAGCAGGTCATCGGCGCCGAGGGCGCCAACGTCTCGGAGAACATCCACCACGTCTTCGTCTTCGCCAAGCAGCACGGCGCCGACTTCTTCACCGCGGACGGCAAGCCCGACTTCACGAGCGACGGCGCGGTCACGGCGGTCAAGCAGTACGTCGACCTGATGGCCAAGGACAAGGTCATCCCGCAGGGCAACGCCGAGTACGCGCAGAACCAGTCGGTCAGCGACTTCGCCAAGGGCCGGACGGCGATGCTGCTGTGGCAGTCCGCCTCCGCCAACCTCAAGTCCCAGGGCATGAGCGAGGACGCCTACGGCATCGCCCCGGTCCCGGTGCAGTCCGGCACCCCCGGCACCGGCACGCAGGTGAACTCGATGGTGGCCGGCATCAACATCGCCGTCTTCAAGAACAGCCACAACCTCGACGGCGCCACGAACTTCGTGAAGTTCATGACCAGTGACGAGGAGCAGAAGATCCTCAACACGGCCTACAGCACCATCCCGCCGGTCGGGGCCGCCCAGTCGGACGCCGCCTTCAACACCCCGGCCAACGCCGTGCTGAAGGAAACCCTCGCCACGAGCGCCGCCGCGCTGCCGCAGGTCGCCGACGAGTCCCAGTTCGAGACGGCCGTCGGCACGGCCGTCAAGGAACTGTTCGCCGACGCCGCCGCCGGGCGCGCGGTCACCACGGCCTCGGTGAAGGCCAAGCTGCTCAAGGCCCAGCAGCAGATGCCGGCGAAGTGA
- the ctaD gene encoding cytochrome c oxidase subunit I translates to MTGGQAAQIPGHGAVRPSWVEWLTTTDHKKIGTLYLVTAFAFFVLGGVMALVMRAELARPGLQIMSNEQFNQAFTMHGSIMLLMFAMPLFTGFANWIMPLQIGAPDVAFPRLNMLAYWLFLFGSLIAAGGFLTPQGAADFGWFLYAPLSDAVHSPGIGSDMWIMGVALSGFGSILGSVNFITTIICMRAPGMTMFRMPIFTWNVLLTALLVLLVFPVLAAALFALEMDRKFGSHIFDSANGGALLWQHLFWFFGHPEVYILALPFFGIVSEVIPVFARKPMFGYMGLIGATISIAGLSLTVWAHHMYVTGGVLLPFFSFMTFLIAVPTGVKFFNWIGTMWKGSLSFETPMLWTVGFLITFLFGGLTGVILASPPLDFHLSDSYFVVAHFHYTIFGTVVYAMFAGFHFWWPKFTGKMLDERLGKITFWTLTVGFHLTFLVQHWLGVEGMPRRYADYLAADGFTTLNTLSSIGSFVLGLSLLPFFYNVWKTAKYGKRVGVDDPWGYGRSLEWATSCPPPRHNFTSLPRIRTESPAFDLHHPEISGVTGVTGFGGAAGVAGAARDAGRAEVEEAAR, encoded by the coding sequence GTGACAGGAGGGCAGGCGGCCCAGATCCCAGGGCACGGCGCCGTGCGGCCCTCGTGGGTGGAGTGGCTGACCACCACCGACCACAAGAAGATCGGGACGCTGTATCTCGTCACCGCCTTCGCGTTCTTCGTCCTCGGTGGCGTGATGGCGCTGGTGATGCGCGCCGAACTCGCCCGCCCCGGACTGCAGATCATGTCGAACGAGCAGTTCAACCAGGCGTTCACGATGCATGGCTCGATCATGCTGCTGATGTTCGCGATGCCGCTCTTCACCGGCTTCGCGAACTGGATCATGCCGCTGCAGATCGGGGCGCCCGACGTCGCCTTCCCGCGGCTGAACATGCTCGCCTACTGGCTGTTCCTGTTCGGCTCCCTCATCGCCGCCGGCGGTTTCCTCACCCCTCAGGGCGCCGCCGACTTCGGCTGGTTCCTGTACGCGCCGCTGTCGGACGCGGTGCACTCGCCGGGCATCGGGTCCGACATGTGGATCATGGGTGTGGCGCTGTCCGGCTTCGGCAGCATCCTCGGCTCGGTCAACTTCATCACCACGATCATCTGCATGCGCGCGCCCGGCATGACCATGTTCCGCATGCCGATCTTCACCTGGAACGTGCTGCTGACCGCGCTCCTCGTGCTGCTCGTCTTCCCCGTGCTCGCGGCGGCGCTGTTCGCCCTGGAGATGGACCGCAAGTTCGGCAGCCACATCTTCGACTCGGCCAACGGCGGGGCACTGCTGTGGCAGCACCTGTTCTGGTTCTTCGGCCATCCCGAGGTGTACATCCTGGCGTTGCCGTTCTTCGGCATCGTCAGTGAGGTCATCCCGGTCTTCGCCCGCAAGCCGATGTTCGGCTACATGGGCCTGATCGGCGCCACCATCTCCATCGCGGGCCTGTCGCTGACCGTGTGGGCACACCACATGTACGTCACCGGCGGCGTACTGCTGCCCTTCTTCTCCTTCATGACGTTCCTGATCGCGGTCCCGACCGGGGTGAAGTTCTTCAACTGGATCGGCACCATGTGGAAGGGCTCGCTGAGCTTCGAGACACCGATGCTGTGGACGGTGGGCTTCCTGATCACGTTCCTCTTCGGCGGTCTCACCGGAGTGATCCTGGCCTCCCCGCCGCTGGACTTCCATCTGTCCGACTCGTACTTCGTGGTGGCGCACTTCCACTACACGATCTTCGGCACGGTGGTGTACGCGATGTTCGCCGGATTCCACTTCTGGTGGCCGAAGTTCACGGGCAAGATGCTCGACGAACGGCTCGGCAAGATCACGTTCTGGACCCTCACGGTGGGTTTCCACCTCACGTTCCTGGTCCAGCACTGGCTGGGCGTCGAGGGCATGCCGCGCCGGTACGCCGACTACCTCGCGGCCGACGGCTTCACCACACTCAACACCCTTTCCTCGATCGGGTCGTTCGTGCTCGGCCTGTCGCTGCTGCCGTTCTTCTACAACGTCTGGAAGACCGCCAAGTACGGCAAGCGGGTCGGCGTCGACGACCCGTGGGGCTACGGCCGCTCCCTGGAGTGGGCGACCTCCTGCCCGCCGCCGCGGCACAACTTCACCTCCCTGCCCCGGATTCGGACCGAGTCCCCGGCGTTCGACCTGCACCACCCGGAGATCTCCGGGGTCACGGGTGTCACCGGGTTCGGCGGGGCCGCCGGTGTCGCCGGGGCTGCCAGGGACGCAGGGCGGGCCGAGGTGGAAGAGGCGGCGAGGTAG